The DNA sequence TGAGGCTGATATAAAAGGaaagttttcttggcatgaaTTTGTTCCTCATAagtgtattgtatttattttaggaAGTGGTGGCCATGCCAGTTGAACTCCCAGATCTTTTAAGATCACTCCACTTGTGCAGTTTAcatgaaaatgaaattatttttctaAAGGATATTCATAAACGATTGGACACAAATGATGTTCCTAAACAAAAGGTAAGAGAGTAAAGCCATTTTGCAAGTTATAGCAATCTATGATTAGCAAAATAATACAGCCATTTTGCTTTCATAAAATGTCTTTTCATGTAAAAAATGGAAACTGGAATATGTGTTTTGCATAATGCTGCAAATAATAAAAGGTGTGATTTTAATCAGCTGCTGAATTATGTAGATCCCACTGGTTTAGTGCATCTGTTTAACCCACTTGGAGTTGTGGAATAAGTAAGGCTTTGTAGCAAAGTTCATATTTTTTCATGAAAAAATCCTGTGGTATTTACCTCACTTATAAACAAAACTTTATATCCCTTACTTATGTTATGCAATCCAGGAAAGATTTGTAAGCTTCATTGATTTATTCTAACTTAATTAATATGAACATATttgtaaacatttaaaatttacattaactttttctttgtcttctttttttacaAGAAATACTCTTCGCGAATACTGTGTGTGATGAGATTGTCCCCTTCATTTCCAAAGCTCAAAGTTGATTCTATATTTACATTGCTAAACAAATATGCTGCGGGCATACGATGTACTGTGGAAATGTATTCATTGCAGAGGAATCTGTCAGGCTTAACCCGAACAGAGGATGATGATACTAATCAGTCTGTGTCATCGATTGAGGATGATTTTGTGACTGCTCTGGAGCATTTAGATGAAGATGAGGCAACAAAGATGGCAAAATCTGGTTAGTATCCCTGCAGTAATGGGGCAATTTAAATAGTTTGGGTTTTGTTATGACTATTTAATGTGATTAAAAGCAATAGTTACCtttcaataataaaatacagcgtgtttgaaaaagaactccctattcaccatttaatttaaatttaaatggtgaatagggagttctttttcaaacaccctatatATCTCCCTCCTCCAAATCTTAAACTTCAATTattagaattaatattattatagttgaATACAGACATCAGTGTCAGTAATACccacaattaaaattattaaaaggtTATAATAATGGAATGTGTTGATTAACGATGGCAAAATTACTTGGCAACAAATAGTATGGAAATAAATAAGTTGGAGTAGGAATGTATTGCAGCTCTTTTGACAATAACCAAACAAGtacattttatgtttgaaattattTCTGTTATCATGGCCTTGTATGTTTTATTTGCaagtttttttatttaatattttttcctccctttttgaCTTAGGCTGTGTgacacctgaaaaccatcaagaTGCTATTTCCCAAACCATGTTGGATCCTAATTTAGAATCTGTTGATCAAAAGATAATTGTTAATCCCCTGTATCGGAAGCCATCTGCGAAGTCATCATcttccttatttaacatcttggaACATAAAGAAATATCTACTTCTGTTAGGAATTCAGTTACGACTTCAGTTTCTGATCCTTGGATACAGAAAAGTTTCTTCAGATCACATAATTCAGACCACAGTATTAATCTTCTAcataaatcattattttcttcctctcctgCTGAATCATCAGAATCAGATTGTTCTAGTCCAAGCCCTGTTATTTTCTTAGATGAAGAAGGCTATCAGAAAAGCTTGAAGGCAAAGCTTCAGCTCCCCAAATTACCGGTAATGAAAGATGGTATAGAAGATTCAGATTCTGAAGTAAGTGAattttttgatagttttgatcaatTTGATGAACACGAACAAATTCTGGAAAACGGTTGTAAAATTGCTCAGGATCCTGTCCTAGGTAATCCATCCCAAAAGAAAACAGTTTCATGTAAAAAGCCATGTTCTACAACAACTGCAATGAATCCTCAAAAATTCAAGTCTGACCGTCCTACGCTTCCAGCCAATGTAAGGAAACCAACGCCTCGCAAACCAGAATCACCATACAGCAGCCTCTCGGATGTTCCTGATTCTCCCCGTCCCGTGAAAACACCAGGAGAGGAGAGCGGGTGCTTGTTCAGCCCCATCAGATCATCAGCTTTCAGTCCTCTGGGCAGTTGCATTTCAACAGAGTGCCTTTGTCGAACTGGCATCAGCAGGGATGCCATGAACCAAAATAATAATTTAGTTTATCGCACATACTCAGATTTTGCAAATAACATTTCCTTTGAAATTCTAGGCTCGGTTTTTAATTCTAGGTCTCCATCGTGGCATAGATGCATGCAAGAAGTTTCCAACAGAAATACTTTTGTCTTAGAAGAAGATAAAGCTCAGACTGCAAAAGCCAAAGGGTACCTCAGTGGAAAAGGACACAATAAGAAAGGTAAATCTAAATGCAAGTCACTGGTAATTAAAGACCACATACAGAAATTTGCATCAGAGCTGGTTGAAATGAGTTTTGGCAATGCTTTTAAAGATCTCCAGAAAGGTGTGTCTTCTTGTACAAATGCTCTCTGTCACTTGGCTGCTAAATTGACATCTTCGGTGTTTCAGATGGCCTTTTATGAAATTGGGAGGCAGCAAGCCTTTGCACTGAAGAAGAAAGCTATTAATGGGCTAGCAGGCCTTTTGGTGAGTGAAGCAGTGACAGGTGCTTTAAAAGAACTACAGTCTGTAAAGCGACAAATATTTACCAATACCGTTGCAAAGTTTGCAGCAGACCTTGCTGAAGAGCTGATTTTTGAGGGGATCATGGAAGTGTGTCAGTTTTCTTACCCATCAACTCCAACAACTCAAAACCAGTCCTTTCACTATAATGATCAAATCGTACAGTCATATGCCAAAGACTTGTCTGAGTCAGTTATTCAGGAAGCTTTTATTGAGTTATCCCAGGTTGATGTAACATTTACAACACAAACAGCAATTAGTATTTCAATGGACAATGTTAAGTATATAAGTGCAGAAGACATTTTGGAGTCAACACAAATCTCCAATGCTTCCTTGGAGATCCATGATAAATTACCAGTAACTTTGAATACAGTGCAGGAATTTGGAAAGGATTATACTGTCCATAAAGCCTTGTTCTACACCTCTGGCTTTGCAAGTTCAATCCCAGTGCCTTTAGCTGGAAGCATACTTTGCAAAAATCAGATTTTGTCATCTGATGCAAAGTTGGGGAACTATTCACCCTTAAATGGCCAAAAGAAAATGCACAAAGACTCTCCAGAACTGTTTTGTAGAGCCAAAAAGAAAGGTGAAGTTACATCACTTAGAAATACATACGTAATAACAGATATCACTACGGATAAAGAAAGTAACAGCCACATTTTACATAAACCAAgtgactttaaacaaacaaataatcctaaaataaataacatttcagaTGTAACTGGTATGCCAAGTATCAGTAATTTTTCTGGAAAAATGGTAGATATGATAGTAACTGAGGCATACGAAACAGTGACTTCTTCCAAGGTTTCTAATTCTTCCCATCAATATACAGATATGTTAAAAATGGAGAAAATGCCATATTTGCAGTGCATTGGTGAAGATACCTGTAAGAATATGTTTGCTAATTATTTATCCAAGCGAATAGTAAAACAGTCTGTAGATGAAACTAAATCTACATGTTCTGCAACAGGTGAGAAATTAGCATACTGTGTGGGGTTGGGAACTAATACAAAAAACAATAGGAAAGAGTTACCCACTCCAGCAAAGCAATCTGAAAGAAACAAAGGTATCCCAGTCATTGTAGGGCAACAGCAAATGCCCCTAAATAGCTCATCTACGTTTTATGGAACTCCAGTGTATTCGAATAGGTGTTTACTTTCTGGTTTGAAAGACTGTGTACAAGAAAAAAAGAGACACGAAGCTTGTAGGGCTTCTGCAAGCAATTCCCTTCTTTCTTCTACAGTGGCTTTTGTAAAGCCTATTGAAGAGTTTCCAGACCCAGAAGGATCAGCAAAATCCTTAAGTTTCCCACAGGAAAAACACAGCTTGTGCAAAGCAACAGTTGGTTCTGAGAGAACGTTTCTCAGCACAAACACCAGTAGTTCTGTGTCACCCAACTGTGAAGATGGGCTTCAAATGGAAGATAAGCTGAGCATCAGAGATGGAAATCTTTGTGTAGTACCAGACACGCCACCACCAACCCCCCTAATACCCTCACAAGTTAATTCTGAGTGCAATTTGAGAAAATTAACAAAGAAACTGAAAGGTGAATTAGCAAAAGAGTTTGCACCTGCAACACCGCCTTCTACACCGTACAGATCGGAAACAGATGGAATATATGAAAATGACTGTCATAAGCTAGAAAAAGAAGAATTTATGTTGAAACTGATGCGGTCTCTCTCTGAGGAAGTTGAAAGCAGTGAAGATGAAGAGCTCTCAGAAACGCTGACAGAGAAATTTAAAACATCGATAAGAACTACAGAATATGCCGATTGTCTAGCTTCTCAAATAATTTCTATGGCAACTGAAATGGCTGCTTCACATATAGATGATAAAGCTTTTCcggtgaaaaataataaatgctatcAAGTAAACATGGAATACAAAGGTTGTGGatatactgcatttatgaatgttCCTGAAAGAAACTTACTCTCAGCCAGGGTTTATGCTGGTGACATGGCTGGAAAGGTTATTAGTGAAGCTAAGAAAATGGTGAAATCTAGACATCGCAAACTTTTGAGGCTGAAGCAAGCTAATCATAAGGCTGATACCTCCCATCTTAAAAGACACTGTCATGACTGTTGGTCAAAAGACTCACGGTTTCCCATGGGGGATCAGTGTGTGAAGGAAAGTGACTCCTTTGTTTTGTCTTTACCAGAAAATTCAGAAACTCCGGGCCTTACTTCCAAATACCCAAGTTGTGAAAGTGTAACTGATGAATATGCAGAtcatattattcgtattctgaaAAGAGAAGGTGGTAATAATGAACTAATAATGGACCAGTTTGCCAGTAGAATTGTGTATAGAGCTATAAAATCTGGTATGCAGCAAGCAGCCAGGAAGCTCCAAATGAAGTATAATAGAAAGATATCTTCTGCCCCAAGCACCGAATTAAACAATAAGCTTGAACCGTTTGAGGTAGTAAACAAAGGCGTGGATATAAAGAAACATAAAAAAAGTAATAATCATCCATCTGGAAAGCAAATGTGTGGAAACAAATGCCACACCTGTAGAACTGAAAACAAAAAGTTAATAGATTTCTCTGAATCCCTTGCATATAATATAACAACTGATGTCAGAAGAAAATTAATGAcagcagcttgcctaccaaaatCCTTAACTGATTCTTGTTTATATGAAAAGTCTAAAGTCGATGAAGTTCCTGATATACCAGCAGCATTTTCTAGAACATCTTCTCCactttgttacaaagaaaagctTTATCATAGCACAGGATGTTTGAATGAACATTCCTACAGAGATGGTGTAATTAATGCCATAGAACAATATGCAAGAAAAGTAGTAAATGATGCTTTAACCATAGAATCGTCTACTCTGCCAACTTCTGAAAATTGGACAAATGGAGAAAGATCAACACATGCAGAAAAGATTTCTCCATTTTCTGCAACAGCTTGTAGATACTGCAGTATGAAAGAGCATCAGTACTCAACTGGAAACATGTATTTGGAGCTTACTGGACAAGAATACTCAAAAATTCAACAGATCTCAAATACAAGTGATATTTGCCCAAAATCTCGTGTTCTTCACTTGGATATTCCAAGAATCCATATTGACATGGATGAGAGGGTTATGTTTGCTGATAATGTGGTGGCTACAGCTTTTGACACAGCAGGAAGACAACTAAGTAACACAAGTTTGACGGCTGATAGTGGAATTGGACATGACGGAATGAGCTTTGCTGAAAGCCTTACTACAGAAATCATGACTTCCTGTATGACAAACATTGCTCCAGCTCTTAACATAAGGTAAtattaaattactttttaatattattttaatcccTGTGGAATGAAACCATGTTTAGTTCAAGAATATACACATTTGAATTTGTATTTTTCATTATTAGTACAGTTCTAAGTTAAGAAActggagaatttttttaaaaagcatttagtCTTATGTAAAGTTTCAAAATAAATAAGGACACTCGGTACTAGTGGGATAGAAAATGTCTGTATATGCAAAATCAGCTAGTCTTTTTCTAATATTGTGATGATAGCAGAAAAATATTAAAGTACAGAGCTCCACACCTCATTAGATTTACAGAATATGTGCACATTGCACATGAATAATGTTAACACTGTTTACCCTATCTTGCTTCCAAATTCATGATTAAATTGGAAAGCTCACTTGGACCTTGCTGATTTGTCTTCATTACTAATACAGCTCAGCAGAGTCCAAGTTTGTATTTTGCCGAAGTGACGGAAGGATGCAGTAACTCAACTGTTTTTGAGGGGAAAAGCGAATGTGTCCCATAAGCAATCTATATGCATTATTTGTGCACAGTTTGCACAGTTGGAGAAATAAATGTGCTTGGTGATGAAAGAAAAACCTATTGCctctaattttgttgttgttgactgcTGCTAAGTCAGCTTTGACTCATGGCAACCATattaatgagagatctccaactTGCCATATCCTCGACAGctgtgctcaggtcttgcagactcaaggccatggcttccttggttgaattTATCCATCTGTAATGACATAGtcctcttcctctgcctcctATTTTTGCAAGCATTATTTTCTTTATAGTGAGTcacgtcttctcatgatatgtctaaCTCACAACATTTAAATTTACACAAGCAGCATAAAGATGGGTATGCCCTGTTAATATCTCATGCCATGTTTAATTTAGATAAGAGAAAGGAATTTGATGGATTCAATCATCTTGAAAATTAGTAAATTAGCTTGTAACCacactaaaggcaccagatcctatctgatcttgggagCTATAGGGGATGTTTAATAAATAACAGgccacatttcagaggaaggaactggaaataaTGCCTCCTTTCAAAAACAAACACTTtaaaattcatgggatcatcATAAGTCAATAGATAATTTGAAGGCCCATACGTACAACCCTACGTGAGTTGTACCTTCCAATACAATTTAGTTTTTCCTCATTTAGTGTTAGCTGTGCTACAAAGCTTGTTTAATCCTCTTAAAAATGTACTTCCTGTAATATGAACATGGGGTCTACATTTGATAGAGAAATAATTATGGTGATTTTTCTTTCAAAGTATTACATATATTCAGTATTTTAGAAGATTGGGAAGCTAGCATTGGCACGGAAATAAAGCTTATTCCCTCCTCACATTCTAGTGTGGACCTTTCCTTCTATTTCTGATTAAATGTGGGGCCTTTCTGAGAGCCATAGTTGATGGTTCTTGGATTTTGGGTATTTGAACCCTCTAATAAAAATAAACCAAATCTGAGCGTATATTTTCCAACTCTTGTAAAGttttacaatatatttctggGCTTGTTTAGTCAAAATCTAGTTCTTTGAAACAATAATAAAGATTAGAAAATTAAAGAcagataaaaatattttcatgtatTTCACTCGAAAAGTGACTGAGCTGTTCTATAACTTCACTGTTTGCTGAAAATTAAAACTGTACTTAAAATATCTAATTTTATTGCAGTACCGTCATATGGGAATTAAGGGTACATATAGCTAGTTTTGAAGTAATCATTTGATTACAATGGCAAGCTAAATTTGTGTACTCCTGCACAAGTGAATTTGAAgaactctttaaatattttttttaaatgaataatgTTTTCTGCACATTAAGTCACTCACCCTGGCACTTTTATCCTTTTCTTGGAACCTTTTCAGTATAAGCTTGTCAGTGAGGTGCCTGAAGTTACTTAGTGAAAAGAAAATGGATTGCaagtggcttagaaatggagctacaGTACACCTCTGTCACTTGTTTATACAGCAACATTGAGCATGGGGATGAATGATTGATAGCATTTGACTTAATACTTAAGGTTATTGATAATTGTTTTACAGGAAAATCTTTGTGGCTGAGTTGTCCTCAGGGAGAAAAGTCTGGTAGGATTTTCCCATCCCTTAGCTAGGAAGAGCAGCTTCAGTAGGCTTGGAGGACAGTTTTGTTTCTTACTGCTGGCTGCATTACTGTTACTGCCATGCTGCCTAAATTCCATGACAAAGTGAAgaacacacattttaaataaactgataacacgatttttgttcctaggttataaatgtcattttctaattggttctatcttaaaagcatggaaaaggtttattaaactgcaaaaactttgtttttgcgggacatctacAGCACAttcgtttttcaatgaatatctcataagagTTTCaattaattcaacatagtttgaggcagccacaaaatgaagtttctggagtataacaactactttcaaagtaagtaccacactattaaacaggaaatcacactttcaaacctggaacaacatttttcaaattgtgtAATATTTGTTTTGAAGAAATTTGATTTTCCACCAGAATTCAGGGGTATTAATTTTATTGCCTTTGCATGCTTTCTTTTCCTGGTGTGGAACTCAAAGCAAGACAActcacaaacaataaaacagaattaacTAAAACCATAGTTGtaaaattaaaacacagttaTAATGCCACAATTTTAAAGCCATacattaaaccagtggttctcaacctgtgggtccccagatgttttggctttcaactcccagaagtcctaacagctggtaaactggctgggatttctgagagttgtagaccaaaacgtctggggacccacaggttgagaaccactgcatttagtaatataaaatcattaaaatgtacaaaagttaaaactagAGAACACACATCATAAGGCTTCTTGCGAGCAATTAGTAATTGAAAGCTTGCTTGAACAAAATCTTTGTTTGAAAAAGAGAACATGAAGTGGGGTGGCTTAGCTTTCTGTGGGAGGAAAATTAACAGGGTGGAAGCATCTACTAAAAGGGCTCTCTCCTGGGTCCTCACCAGGAGACCTGTAAAGGTGATGGGACTGAGAGGAAATCTTCTGCAGGCCTTAAAACCCAAGTATCTAAGTCAGATAAGCCTTGCTTGGAAATCATGCAGTAGCCAGCAGTACTGTTGCAGTAAGGAAGCTACATGCTTCTTATGACTGGCCCCAGTCGGTGTACTGACAATAACATTTGAGGCCTGCTGAAGTTTCCAACATTGCCACACACTTTGTGTTAAAATAATCCAAAAGGAAAGTAATTGAGGTGTGAATTACTGTAGGCACTTCTTATTGTTCAAGGAATAGATAGAACTAGGACGGTAGACttaattgtgcaaatgtgcttcTGGCCACTGCTGAAATATATGCATTCAGACTCAGAATTGAGTCCAAGAGAACATCCAAACTGTATGCCTTAGTTTCTAGGATGAGTGTAACCCTGCCGAACACAGATCTTCCTGTTTCCAGATCTTCCTGCGTTGATTGACCAGGACCATCTCTGTCTTATCCgggttaagtttcaatttgtttgcccttacCTAATCTATTAATGACAACAAACATAAGTTTAAAACCAAGATAGCTTCTTTGGGATATAGTCTGAAGGAGAGATAAAGTTGGATATCATCAGCATATTAGTGACACTAAACTCCAAAGTTGAGATAATTCTTCTCAgtgatttcatgtagatgttgaacaaaatTAAAGCCTGGATTGAGGGTCAGACTGAGGCCTGGGGGAACTCACAACCACCTTCCAAGTTTGCCCCTCTGGGAAGAACTAAAACCACTGTCAAACAGTGTCCCCAACACCTTTTCCACATCCTTCCCAAGAAGGATGTCATGATTAATAGTACCAAAATCTGCCAAGAGGTCCAACAGAACTAATAAGAATACACTCCCCTTTCAAGTTCTCTTCATAGATCATCCATCAAGGTGACCAAGAGACATGCTGTCTCTTTCCCATAGCCAGCCCTGATGCCAGATTAAGATCAATCTGGATAATCTCTGTTACCCAGAAATCCCTGAagctgggaggccaccacatACTCTAGAATGTTGCTGAGGTAAGGAATACTGAAGACTGGCCTGTAATTATCTAACATAGTACTGTTCAGAGAAGATTATTTTTCATTAGTGGCTTCACAATAGCCTCCCTTAGGTTGGACGGAAAACTGGCTTGCTGCAATGAGGCATTCACCCATCCCCTTACaccacatgtgtcaaatgcaaggcctgcAGGCCGAATCTGGcacaccatgtcattttatgtagcctgcaaggctttcaatgccaggacaacatagttacatttatacagtctttcaATTACAGATGGCCCTTTAAATGCAACTATAAGGCCCTCGGTGAACATGAATTTGACACCCTTTACACACACAACTAGTGTCCCTCTGGCTGCTTTCAGGAGCTAGGAAGGCCAGGGAATATATGCATATGTGGTAGTTCTCATTTCTCCAAGATGTCTGCCCACATCCTC is a window from the Anolis carolinensis isolate JA03-04 chromosome 3, rAnoCar3.1.pri, whole genome shotgun sequence genome containing:
- the akap11 gene encoding A-kinase anchor protein 11 isoform X3 encodes the protein MDGPIRVQSCQRKARIPMKKGFSEYALPPMRALLQSQKKLCIVSAEELKEEQDNFNEVTFLCIADQSSVAPKEVVAMPVELPDLLRSLHLCSLHENEIIFLKDIHKRLDTNDVPKQKKYSSRILCVMRLSPSFPKLKVDSIFTLLNKYAAGIRCTVEMYSLQRNLSGLTRTEDDDTNQSVSSIEDDFVTALEHLDEDEATKMAKSGCVTPENHQDAISQTMLDPNLESVDQKIIVNPLYRKPSAKSSSSLFNILEHKEISTSVRNSVTTSVSDPWIQKSFFRSHNSDHSINLLHKSLFSSSPAESSESDCSSPSPVIFLDEEGYQKSLKAKLQLPKLPVMKDGIEDSDSEVSEFFDSFDQFDEHEQILENGCKIAQDPVLGNPSQKKTVSCKKPCSTTTAMNPQKFKSDRPTLPANVRKPTPRKPESPYSSLSDVPDSPRPVKTPGEESGCLFSPIRSSAFSPLGSCISTECLCRTGISRDAMNQNNNLVYRTYSDFANNISFEILGSVFNSRSPSWHRCMQEVSNRNTFVLEEDKAQTAKAKGYLSGKGHNKKGKSKCKSLVIKDHIQKFASELVEMSFGNAFKDLQKGVSSCTNALCHLAAKLTSSVFQMAFYEIGRQQAFALKKKAINGLAGLLVSEAVTGALKELQSVKRQIFTNTVAKFAADLAEELIFEGIMEVCQFSYPSTPTTQNQSFHYNDQIVQSYAKDLSESVIQEAFIELSQVDVTFTTQTAISISMDNVKYISAEDILESTQISNASLEIHDKLPVTLNTVQEFGKDYTVHKALFYTSGFASSIPVPLAGSILCKNQILSSDAKLGNYSPLNGQKKMHKDSPELFCRAKKKGEVTSLRNTYVITDITTDKESNSHILHKPSDFKQTNNPKINNISDVTGMPSISNFSGKMVDMIVTEAYETVTSSKVSNSSHQYTDMLKMEKMPYLQCIGEDTCKNMFANYLSKRIVKQSVDETKSTCSATGEKLAYCVGLGTNTKNNRKELPTPAKQSERNKGIPVIVGQQQMPLNSSSTFYGTPVYSNRCLLSGLKDCVQEKKRHEACRASASNSLLSSTVAFVKPIEEFPDPEGSAKSLSFPQEKHSLCKATVGSERTFLSTNTSSSVSPNCEDGLQMEDKLSIRDGNLCVVPDTPPPTPLIPSQVNSECNLRKLTKKLKGELAKEFAPATPPSTPYRSETDGIYENDCHKLEKEEFMLKLMRSLSEEVESSEDEELSETLTEKFKTSIRTTEYADCLASQIISMATEMAASHIDDKAFPVKNNKCYQVNMEYKGCGYTAFMNVPERNLLSARVYAGDMAGKVISEAKKMVKSRHRKLLRLKQANHKADTSHLKRHCHDCWSKDSRFPMGDQCVKESDSFVLSLPENSETPGLTSKYPSCESVTDEYADHIIRILKREGGNNELIMDQFASRIVYRAIKSGMQQAARKLQMKYNRKISSAPSTELNNKLEPFEVVNKGVDIKKHKKSNNHPSGKQMCGNKCHTCRTENKKLIDFSESLAYNITTDVRRKLMTAACLPKSLTDSCLYEKSKVDEVPDIPAAFSRTSSPLCYKEKLYHSTGCLNEHSYRDGVINAIEQYARKVVNDALTIESSTLPTSENWTNGERSTHAEKISPFSATACRYCSMKEHQYSTGNMYLELTGQEYSKIQQISNTSDICPKSRVLHLDIPRIHIDMDERVMFADNVVATAFDTAGRQLSNTSLTADSGIGHDGMSFAESLTTEIMTSCMTNIAPALNISSMGKDGFYSADSIASQQMSLCTGDDSTGSWSNISFEDDHPDENSSFLHLSDSNGNSSSWSSLGLEGDIYEENLSFPTSDSDGTEDKEEELKDNIDDLGSTEKALVIVNVDVGPHVVDSQLRMILQWLSASEIEVTELHFYDDVPEDFILVSKKLREKGWKVGDLFQAVLKYCDMMEKVAVDSERGLESKTFLGWLQENI
- the akap11 gene encoding A-kinase anchor protein 11 isoform X5: MDGPIRVQSCQRKARIPMKKGFSEYALPPMRALLQSQKKLCIVSAEELKEEQDNFNEVTFLCIADQSSVAPKEVVAMPVELPDLLRSLHLCSLHENEIIFLKDIHKRLDTNDVPKQKKYSSRILCVMRLSPSFPKLKVDSIFTLLNKYAAGIRCTVEMYSLQRNLSGLTRTEDDDTNQSVSSIEDDFVTALEHLDEDEATKMAKSGCVTPENHQDAISQTMLDPNLESVDQKIIVNPLYRKPSAKSSSSLFNILEHKEISTSVRNSVTTSVSDPWIQKSFFRSHNSDHSINLLHKSLFSSSPAESSESDCSSPSPVIFLDEEGYQKSLKAKLQLPKLPVMKDGIEDSDSEVSEFFDSFDQFDEHEQILENGCKIAQDPVLGNPSQKKTVSCKKPCSTTTAMNPQKFKSDRPTLPANVRKPTPRKPESPYSSLSDVPDSPRPVKTPGEESGCLFSPIRSSAFSPLGSCISTECLCRTGISRDAMNQNNNLVYRTYSDFANNISFEILGSVFNSRSPSWHRCMQEVSNRNTFVLEEDKAQTAKAKGYLSGKGHNKKGKSKCKSLVIKDHIQKFASELVEMSFGNAFKDLQKGVSSCTNALCHLAAKLTSSVFQMAFYEIGRQQAFALKKKAINGLAGLLVSEAVTGALKELQSVKRQIFTNTVAKFAADLAEELIFEGIMEVCQFSYPSTPTTQNQSFHYNDQIVQSYAKDLSESVIQEAFIELSQVDVTFTTQTAISISMDNVKYISAEDILESTQISNASLEIHDKLPVTLNTVQEFGKDYTVHKALFYTSGFASSIPVPLAGSILCKNQILSSDAKLGNYSPLNGQKKMHKDSPELFCRAKKKGEVTSLRNTYVITDITTDKESNSHILHKPSDFKQTNNPKINNISDVTGMPSISNFSGKMVDMIVTEAYETVTSSKVSNSSHQYTDMLKMEKMPYLQCIGEDTCKNMFANYLSKRIVKQSVDETKSTCSATGEKLAYCVGLGTNTKNNRKELPTPAKQSERNKGIPVIVGQQQMPLNSSSTFYGTPVYSNRCLLSGLKDCVQEKKRHEACRASASNSLLSSTVAFVKPIEEFPDPEGSAKSLSFPQEKHSLCKATVGSERTFLSTNTSSSVSPNCEDGLQMEDKLSIRDGNLCVVPDTPPPTPLIPSQVNSECNLRKLTKKLKGELAKEFAPATPPSTPYRSETDGIYENDCHKLEKEEFMLKLMRSLSEEVESSEDEELSETLTEKFKTSIRTTEYADCLASQIISMATEMAASHIDDKAFPVKNNKCYQVNMEYKGCGYTAFMNVPERNLLSARVYAGDMAGKVISEAKKMVKSRHRKLLRLKQANHKADTSHLKRHCHDCWSKDSRFPMGDQCVKESDSFVLSLPENSETPGLTSKYPSCESVTDEYADHIIRILKREGGNNELIMDQFASRIVYRAIKSGMQQAARKLQMKYNRKISSAPSTELNNKLEPFEVVNKGVDIKKHKKSNNHPSGKQMCGNKCHTCRTENKKLIDFSESLAYNITTDVRRKLMTAACLPKSLTDSCLYEKSKVDEVPDIPAAFSRTSSPLCYKEKLYHSTGCLNEHSYRDGVINAIEQYARKVVNDALTIESSTLPTSENWTNGERSTHAEKISPFSATACRYCSMKEHQYSTGNMYLELTGQEYSKIQQISNTSDICPKSRVLHLDIPRIHIDMDERVMFADNVVATAFDTAGRQLSNTSLTADSGIGHDGMSFAESLTTEIMTSCMTNIAPALNISSMGKDGFYSADSIASQQMSLCTGDDSTGSWSNISFEDDHPDENSSFLHLSDSDGTEDKEEELKDNIDVDLGSTEKALVIVNVDVGPHVVDSQLRMILQWLSASEIEVTELHFYDDVPEDFILVSKKLREKGWKVGDLFQAVLKYCDMMEKVAVDSERGLESKTFLGWLQENI